The Clarias gariepinus isolate MV-2021 ecotype Netherlands chromosome 3, CGAR_prim_01v2, whole genome shotgun sequence DNA window gttaaGTGAAcaggtttcctccaagtacACCCGTTTCttcccatagtccaaaaacctagcattcccaaattgcccgtagtgtgagtGAGGGTATGGTTGTGTGCCCtgcggtggattggcaccctgtccagggtgtaccccacctcgtaccCTATGCCTCATAGGATAAGCTCCAgaccccctgcaaccctgaatacagtattaagcagtatagacgatgaatgagtgTAAGTGAACAACAGGTTATAGTTATTATAACACAGAAcctaacattttaaataaataaatagtttgacTTGACAAATTGTTATGCTTTAAGACAACTGTAACATGCCACCAGGCAGTAACTCCACTGATTCATTTTCAATAACAGCATGGCCCATTCTGCTTTATTCGTtgcttattaaaattaattttcaatATTGCAAAAGGTTTAAAAATTGTCCTGCTCAGCATACTGTGCTTCTGTCCAGCTCATAAACCACACACAAGCATTTAATGAACacctattattaaaaaatgtcagtGAATGAACCCTAACTCATTACTATCCTCCAGAGgctttattagaaaataaaaaaaaaagggaaaaagaagcTATAGTgataacattttcattttgattgttttaataaCACTGCTAAAGTCTCTCTATGGTCAATTAAATCTGCAGCTCACACAAAGTTGATTTTGGGCTTTACTGGGCACTCCTATGACCACATTCATAATCATTTGAGCACTGCTTATTGGAATATTTAttactttcttttccatttttaaataaCCTAGCAGTATTAATACCTGGCCAGGAAGGAAGGCACATAAGGGTGTGTGGGATTGTGTGTACAATAATTCAGGACCTTGTGTGTCGAGGATTCATAGAAATATATCAATATCATCTATATCAGCTTTACCTAATGAGATCCGTCTTCTACATTTCtgaatgccccccccccccttcatcgttctttacttttattattatttaataaagaaaataagctATAAAAGCTTTGTGAAATTCATTAAAGCAGCATgagaaatgtattaaatgtgaaGTTGAAGCCAGCTGTTGGTTTAACCTTTCTGAATCCTAATAATCCATATGCAAGGCTAACAGATGAGCTAGTGAGCACACACTCTAATAACCTAAGACCGAAATTGTGTTATTGTGAACTCGCAACATTTTGTATTAACTATACACTAGGGTTTAACTAGCAAAGTGCTTTTGCAAAAcaggctttaaaaaaaggaaaataaaacatgtctTGACTTCTTTTTCTTGAATGTTAAATTATAACTAATATAAAGTGATCtaattaagtaataaaacatGCTCTTTCAGGAAAATACTAAACAGTGGGGTGGTATGATTTGCTTGTGCTGTGCAAAGTGACTAATTTCCAATAACGCATGTTTTGATGTCTTTTATCTAACTTCCTTTCATTATCCCATTGGGGATTGAGAAATGGTCTCATTACGGGTTCACTCCGGTTATCATTTgtgttataaaaacaaaacaaaatctaaaatgttttaaggTTGTCTGCATATGTCTACTTGTCGATCTGACtgttgacatacagtacaacaactGTATCATATCTGTGTGTTGATCCAAGCTTCTCATTAGTGTGATATCTTAAGAACAAGTAGTTGCATGTTTCTAGGATTTAGATGGAATTAACGTTGTAACCTAAAGATGAAGCGATTAGATTTTATAATAGATCAAAACAGGGCCAAGGTCACAGTTGGAGTCGGGTTCtgcttttctttactttctAGAAGTCTAGAAAAACTTGCAGCGCGTCAGGTTACAGAAAAcctaaaaattaacaaatatctAAATGTTATATACCTTGCACAGCCATTCATTACTAAGTGtctaagaaagaaaaactggGTATGATGTCTGGGTGAGCGAGATGGAAAACTCCCTCTCTCCTGTCAATCACATtgacactagccaatcatgtTTATGTGTTCACACTAGGCATCAAAAGATGCAGTCAGCAGCTGCGCATTCCTTGGAGGAAGTACGTGTTGGCCCTGGCTGGTAGCAGTCGTTTGATAGGTAAACGCTGGATGGTAGCTGGGAATTGTCCAAGgttatattagaaaaaaaaatcaggagaaAGTACAGTAATTGATAATATCaaggtttaaattattattattattattattattattattattattattattattactacacaTACAAGGAAATTAATAAATTCCTTCCAATTGATCACATATGGTTTTTCAACTGCAATATGGTATAAATCTATTTAACCCATCCATGTTAGAATATCTTAATTAGATTTTATGCTGGGCACAATTTGGTACAAAAACATGTATTAAAATAGTTCGCTTTCAAGCACTACCAGTAGGCAATCAGTATCTGATTTCAATCTTAACTGCAAGTTCAGTAATGCCAAACCAAAAATTCACACTGCAGCCCCGATAGCTGTTAGAGGACAAGGGACACGTTGACGTCTCAGAGTTTAGACCGACTGGCTCCTTGGATCTAGTGAGTGTGAAAAATGATATGGGCGAATGAAGGAGCTGGTCAGTGCACCCTGCCTCTTcaattaaagctgctttgagttTCACCCTCCCCACTTCGAACTGCTGCTTATACATAATGCATTAGTGGGTCCATATGCACTTGGGCTATCATGCACGCCCTTGTGAGAGGCTCAGAATCCTGTAAGCTATTCTGAAAGTGCATAAGAGAGTCTGACCTTCCTCTGCACCACTCTCCTCCGCCTCAGGTGTGTCTCATGTTCTTGGGAGgcaaataaatagctttaatagGCCTAGATGTATGAGTGCTGTGATCAGCGGATTATCATAGCTGTTCAAGAACAACTGCACTATGTCATGATTTTATGTCGGCTACCATAATCATGGACTAGATCTTGGAGTTCAGTCAAGATTCAAGTTATAATATTGCACTAGTTAACCCAATCATTTTAACAAGTACATGTATTATGGTTTTGAATATATGCCTCTTAAGTtttcaaaataacattttggTTTAATAAGAAAACATTTTGTTCCATATTAAACTAAAGATTCCCTTTCCTTAAAAATCATGcaggatataaaataaaatgaattgttgCATTtctttgtgctaaataataaactttttctgGCATCTTTCTTATTCAAGattttactacattttaaatcatatataaAATTGATGTTCATTTATGTTTGCTAATGAAGAATCAAATTTTCTAATAACTCAAATGCATAATTTGGCTTGCTGGTTAAGAACCCTGTTGTAATTAAAGTcctgaataatatatatatatatatatatatatatatatatatatatatatatatatatataatctatctagtaaatttattattatttatagtgcTTGGCCTCTTTAATTAATGAAAACACAACTAAGCAAGAAAATTAAGCATGGCTTTTATGATTAACAACTTTatttaacaacatttatttaattaacaataCTTTAAAGGTCCAAAGTCAAAATGTCATAAAATTTGCTTGAGTTGGCATAAAAGTAAATCAGTACTATTTGggtaaatttttaataatatagtaCACAGAATGTTACGAAATAGTTCTCTAAGcttatgacaataaaactgatTGGCTTAAATCGTCCATAACCAATTGTAATTTATCACAGTCTAGTGTGACTTAGACCTTATTATGATATTATTTGAACGTATTGGAACGTATTTAGCCTCACGTGCTCGTAACACAATTTAAGACGCTTGGACACTTAAGTTTCTCCCCAGTGCTCATCCCAGGTCCGTGTCATGATTGCGTTGTCTCCAGGTGGACCATGGCACTATAAAGTATTCATGGGCCACGGGCCAGTCATTGTAGGTCATACTCGTGTTTTTCTTTGTGGCGTTATCTTCTCGACACGGGCGCGCGCTCTACTCGCGGCTCTTTGGCGCCACTCGAAGAGAACGCGTGTAATCGCAGTGGGATCTGCGGCCAAAGAGCGTTCGGCCCTTGTACAGCAGGAGTAGTGAAATATTGTATTCTTTTCAGATTATCCGAGGCAGCGCTAAAAATTTGGAAAGATCGCGAGGGGAGTCCGGATAAGGCGTGGGGTTATTCCActaggagaaaaaaataaatcattatccAAGGCGATATAAACAAACTCCACAATGCCACTGTAATGAAATGAGGATGTATCCACGAAGTTCTAATTGCATTATCTCCAGGAGATAATATAAAAGTTTCCCCAATGTTTTATTCTAAGcatgttttacatgatttttcaAGTGCGCAACCTTGTATACAATGCAAGTTACCTCCCCATGACATTCTATATCTagacataaaaatacatattttaacccctcacccacccacacacaaacacacacctcaccCCTTTTTCCCATAAGTGTGAATTTTGATGCCATTGCTCAGCTGGTTAAACAAGACCATTTCCATCTGTTAATTGACGCGATTACGCACTTGTGCGTAATGGTCGCGGAGGTCCCGAGCTTCACATCAATCACTCCTGTATTGACCTGGCAGAGGCTTTTTTCTGCGCATGCCCAATGGGAGCGCTCAGTCATTTAATAAAGAGCAACCTACGGATTGTTTGTCTGCCATTATCAGCTGGACgcaaaaagtatttataaaaaaatgaatgaatgaataaatagggGTAGCACGAAGTCTTACATATCAAAATGTGATATGAAATATGTTTCTTAtacataaagaaatatttaGTATAAGTAATTATAATCAAGATTCATGCGGTGCATGCgtatgaaatgtatttttacaacACTAACATTTTTACAActatatatagttatttattcGTATAAGAACTATaaattatcaaataaaatttacacaagctgaccatttttattttttttttacttcatttgcGTTTTCTGACTTTAACCACACTGACAGAATGGTTCCTTTATAGCTTCacttaaagatttaaaatggtctaatgcccaaaaaaaaaaaaaaaacatcaggaggATGGGGGGTGTGCAAAACACATCTCAGGAAAATCGCACTGTATGTGATTGGCAAACACATTATTCTATCCGAGCGTCCCGGGATTATCGTGACGTCACGCCGGTACCCTGCATGGATGAATGCTAAAGAACTATAGAGGCACAAAATAATGGCACAAGCAGAAGTCCATATCTTGCAAGTGTTACGTTATCCTTTAAGCTTTCTTCTGCACTagaaacaacatttatttatttattttgcacttgATTAGGATTTACTCTTTTGCTCCCTTTGGGGGATTAtacaaacatataaaactaaGGGGCAGGCGTAAACAGACGCACATCTTCTTAAGTACAGCTATCTATTATTGAGAGAAAGGCCGAGTGTGGAAATGCGCGCAAGACGGTGGATTTGATCCAGATTTGCCTCCAATCGATCAGAGGAGAAGATTATTGCTGATGGTAACCAAAGACGCAGATATGTCTTTCTCTCAATTTGGATATCCTTACAATGCAACTTCTCAGGTAAGCAAAAACGAGTGCCTTTATAAATTTTCCAAATATTTCAACCATGCAATACCTTCGTAAGATATAGCTCACCTTAAAATACAATATAGGTCATTCACTGTAGTTGTAATAAGTTGTTGTCCGCAACATCTGTCGCGTTGTAGCCCATGCGTAATATTAGAAACATTGCTTAATTTGAATTATGAATGAACTTGCGTGTTGTTGTGGGGTGACAAAACCCTGTGTACATTACCTTTAAGGTGTAATTACAGACTAGAGTCTCGGCTCCTCCCTTTACACTATAGTGTGCATTAAATTTGATGGAGCCTCCTCAACTTTTAACCATGTGCAACCTCAGGACTATAAACTTCAACCGGTCTTTATGTActtattttaacacttttttagtATACTTTCTAGTGGGTGAAAATACAAAGCATTTACACAGTAGTCTCTGAAAACACGAGTTGCATCAACTTTTAAGAGTAATATTTATTTCCCGACTTGTATCTAAAAACAGCATTAGAATATCCACATGCaatatataagagaaaaaattacaatttactatttaaaaaatataagaagtcttacctttttattttaagcatcatcattattattaatattattatgattattattttacaattaacATAGAATGTAAATGATGTACACAAGTGTCTTATgacgcattaaaaaaacaaaaataacgtCTCCTtccgtgattttttttttcttcatgcagTTTTTCGTGTCGTCAAAGCCCAGTACGACTTGCTGCGATTCGATTTCCAGGTCGGTACCGGACGGCTCGAGCGCTCCCCAGGCCgcctccgccgccgccgcctccTTCTGCTGCCCGCCCGCCTGTGAGAAGCGGCTGGTGTCGGGAGCGCGCGCAGAGCTGAGTGCGGCGCTGGGTGTCTACGGCTCTCCGTACGCGCCGGCACACGCGTACGCCAACTACTTCCAGTACGGAGCGGATTCCTCTGCCATCTACTCCACACTGGTACGAACAGAGCGCagcacaaaaacatggagacatgGCTCCTCGATCGATTAATCCTGTCCGTGCACGATCGATCACTGTACGGTGTTTAGGACATCAAGCATACTGAAGTAGTAACATGTAAGGGATAGttgtccaaaagaaaaaaagcacaactgTTAAAAAATAGGTCACTGTATGGGTTTATTGACTAGATTGTAATCGTAGTTGATCAAAAAAAGTAGCTttctgttcaaaaaaaaaaaaaaaaaaaaaaatatatatatatatatatatatatatatatatatatatatatatatataaaataattaaatagttaattaaaaaacatggaTTACAAGAGATGTACAGCTTATAGCTTACATAAGTATACATATAtgcaagtatttatttatttattttctgttttaaaactttttggcGTCTGAGTGGCTCTCTGTCCTGTCACAATGAATAAACATTCACCTGTAAAAGTGTTTTTGAGCTATCTAATTCATTTTGGTCCAGTTAGACCTCCAAACACCATAAGAGGTAATTTATcactaagattttatttaacatctaCCAAATATCCTCAAGAACTCAAATGAACTAGTTCATGTATACTAAACATGAAggacacactacacactctgtACATTTAAGGCATTCCAAAAATACCTTTTTATAAGGATgtatactatttatttatttatttatttatttttaaattcaggGTATATTCTTAGAAATAATAGTACATGTTTAATATGTATGTAACTGTAATTATATTGTTTTGATCCTTTACAGTAATTTGTATCCTTTATGTAGCAAAGGTATAATTTTTTGGTGtagtgattttataaaaaatacataatttgtTAAGAATTTCAGGTTAATTAATGCATACAAAGTACAAATAATGTTTACTTGATGGTAGCACATATAAGAGAGTATGCTTTGCTATTATCTGTATGTAATAATGCTCTCTATTGCAGAACCCTCAATATGATATTAAAGAAAGCACAGGAAGCCTTCACAGTGGGATAAGCCAGCCCAATGCATACTATTCATATGACCACTCACTGGGCCAATATCAGTATGATAGGTAAGAAAATGTTGATTGCAGAGCTTTTCTATTCTTTGAGATTTTTTTACTAtgtaaaaatgtgcattttcATTCATAATTAATAAGCCAAACTTTCCCAGGTATGGGACTGTCGACTTTAACAGCTCAGCCAGAAGGAAGAATGCTACACGCGAGACAACAAGCACTCTCAAAACATGGCTTTACGAGCACCGCAAGAACCCATATCCAACCAAGGGCGAGAAAATCATGCTTGCCATTATCACAAAGATGACCCTTACCCAGGTGTCCACCTGGTTTGCCAATGCCCGGAGGAGACTGAAGAAAGAGAACAAGATGACCTGGTCACCGAAGAATAAGGCTGTAGATGACAAGAAAGAGATCTTGGATAAGACAGACCAGGACTCGCTTACCAAAGGTATctgctttttatatatttttataagccaCACAGCTGaccataaagaaacaaaaatatatgctttaCTTCTCTGAGAACAAGTCATTGCAGTACTTCATTCTTGTCCAGACTCTAAAGACTGCAAGGAGGACAGAGACCTCCGTCTAAGTGACCTTGACATCATagaagatgaagatgaggaATGTGACAAGCTGGACAGTGACTGTGAGAAACCTAGCCAAGATATGGCAACACTCTCTCTGCCCTCTCTGCCCATCTCCAGCCCTCCAAAGAGAGACTGCAGCTCTGACCTTCCTTCCCCCTCCAGCTTCCCAGCATTCCCTTGCAAAGTGAAAGGTGTTATGGCACTCGTTCCTGACATGGACACTTCAGGCTCCAAACAGCAGCCACAACAGTTTCCAGCTTTACATCCTGCCTCCATTGGTCCCATTTCCCTGCCTAATTTCCAAGTACTGGATCAGAAGCCAAGGATTTGGTCCCTGGCTAGAACCGCTGCTACTGGAATGACCCAGCACAGACAGGAATTACAAACTGAATGCCAGCTACAAACTGCTCGGGTGCCAATGGTGGGGAGTGGTGGGCAATGTATTGGTTCCAAGGGTCTTCAAGACCCCATGAATTTGGGGAACTCTGAGAGCTTGTTTGAAGAAGGATCACAGGGGCTGAATAAGGTGTACAGTGCAGCAAACTACAGAGGCCTACAACTTCACTGCTCCTCATACCAAGCTGTGACAGACTCATACCATTATGCCACTATGGAAGGTAGAGAATATTGGaccatttttctttccttttttcttaaagagatacttaaattttttaattcttaaaatCTAGTAACCAgtgttttttcttaattattattattacctcaaataatcttttttttttgagaaggtGAATGTAACGAGTCTTTTAAGTGTAcctctaaaatgtaaaatgtaagtgTTTGCACTCGTACAAAGAATATGAAAGGTAAAAGTTGTACAATACCCTTGAGTATAGCATTCCTGTGACAAGTGAAAGTTGAGTTTAGTACTATCTTTGCCAGAGTGTGGCAAATGTATTTTGTGTCATATCCTGACAGAACATCTTGTAAGAACAGCACTATTATGGATAATGGCTTGAAATGAAAAATCTATTAGAATGATCACTTTCTTCAGCAAAATTCACCACGCATTATGAATTGGCTATTTTCCCAGTGTACAACTTGCATCGTACAGACTGCGGAT harbors:
- the irx6a gene encoding iroquois-class homeodomain protein IRX-6a, coding for MVTKDADMSFSQFGYPYNATSQFFVSSKPSTTCCDSISRSVPDGSSAPQAASAAAASFCCPPACEKRLVSGARAELSAALGVYGSPYAPAHAYANYFQYGADSSAIYSTLNPQYDIKESTGSLHSGISQPNAYYSYDHSLGQYQYDRYGTVDFNSSARRKNATRETTSTLKTWLYEHRKNPYPTKGEKIMLAIITKMTLTQVSTWFANARRRLKKENKMTWSPKNKAVDDKKEILDKTDQDSLTKDSKDCKEDRDLRLSDLDIIEDEDEECDKLDSDCEKPSQDMATLSLPSLPISSPPKRDCSSDLPSPSSFPAFPCKVKGVMALVPDMDTSGSKQQPQQFPALHPASIGPISLPNFQVLDQKPRIWSLARTAATGMTQHRQELQTECQLQTARVPMVGSGGQCIGSKGLQDPMNLGNSESLFEEGSQGLNKVYSAANYRGLQLHCSSYQAVTDSYHYATMEGFCSGGKSERESSEHSDMYLMLQDAKTTAFRPVMKR